Proteins found in one Zea mays cultivar B73 chromosome 1, Zm-B73-REFERENCE-NAM-5.0, whole genome shotgun sequence genomic segment:
- the LOC103643593 gene encoding ribonuclease II, chloroplastic/mitochondrial yields MTFIANMHVKVARRLHSNSLRYWLLEYLRRQPKGRKYRALILKFVKDRMGALLLVEVGMQVTTTISRGKVGDQVSVTVEIAHPRDDILSVGEVVEDTEDSE; encoded by the exons ATGACATTTATTGCGAACATGCATGTTAAAGTAGCTAGGAGGCTTCATAGCAATAGCTTGCGGTACTGGCTGTTGGAATACTTGAGGCGAcaaccaaaggggagaaagtacagAGCACTGATTCTGAAGTTTGTCAAGGATCGTATGGGAGCTCTGCTTTTGGTGGAG GTTGGGATGCAAGTTACAACAACAATTTCACGTGGGAAAGTGGGAGATCAAGTCAGTGTTACTGTGGAAATAGCTCATCCACGTGATGATATATTATCAGTCGGAGAGGTTGTAGAGGACACCGAGGATTCAGAGTAA